The DNA region GGTCCCTCCTGTTTAGACCACGAACGATTTGACGCGAACGCCTTCGAGCATGCCCAGCTTGCCGGTCAGGGCGCCGACCTCATCTGTGGAGGCCTCGATGATCAGATTGATCACGTTGATGCCCTTGTCCCGAAAGGGCAGGCCCATGCGACCCACGATGAGGTCGCCATGCTCGCTGAGCAACTCGTTCACACGATGCGCCGTTTTTTGTCGTTCCTTGATGATGATTCCAATGATCCCGATCCGTTTCTCCATATCGACGATCTCCCCGCGGGTTGCGAGAACGCAGTTCAGAGGCGGATGGACCGGCGTTGGTCCGGATGGGGACGGAGGGAGAGAACCGAAAGCTGCCGTACGGGCGGGGCAAGAGCGGAATTCAGTCCTCGCCCTGAGGTTCAGGTGACCCCTTCCCGCAGGCTGCGTTTCTCCAGGTGAGCAGTACGTGAAGTAGCAGCTACGCCTTTCAGTGTCACGTGTCAAGAATTAGTAGCACTAAAAACAAATGAAATTAAATTTCATATTCATATAATCATACAAAAAAATCGAGCTGATCTTGAGTCTGCATGCCAGGGATCGGTTTGCCTACAGGAGCTCAGCAAGTACTTGGCTGGTATCATGCCTGGGCTGAACGCCATGCTTGATTGTTTTCGGAATTGAGCGTAATTGCGATTGTGTTACGAAATTTTAAAAAGTATGCAGAAGGGGGTATGGTTTATCATGCGGCCCAAGACAGGGTCTTTCGCACGCTGCCAGAGCGATACGCCGCCTTCGAGGACCGCATGCGTCGCCGCCTTTGGCGATATCCTCTACCATGGGAGCGCTCTAGGCCTCTACATTATCGAGGCCATGCGCCAAGAAGCGCCTACCCCTTCCATTGAGCTCGCCTATCTGGGTGACGAGTACGCAAGCCTTGCGAGCATGCTTTTTGAAAAGGACCTGGGCGTTGTCGTGCATTGGCTCCCGGCGCGGAGGACGCCCCTGCGCGTTCGCACGATGGATACCCGGGAGTTCTTCACATTCGCCGCGTCCGGCGAAGAGTCCGCCTGCGTGCTCCGACCTTTGTCCAGGGTCGTGCAGGGTATCTGCCTGGCGGACTGCATGCCTGCCGAGCTCGTTTTTTTGCTGGTGGAAAGCGGGATGGAGGAATCGCACGCCGACGTGCGGCGCGTGGTCCGAAGCGCCGTGTGTCGCACCATGGCCGTGTTGCGCGCATCCGGCTTCCACAGCGGCCAGGGCGCGCCGTTGGCCAGGATATACGGCATGCCCTGGTTGAAGATCGCATTGTGAAGTGACTGGCCTGCGCCGGGTCCG from Oceanidesulfovibrio marinus includes:
- a CDS encoding TM1266 family iron-only hydrogenase system putative regulator, with product MEKRIGIIGIIIKERQKTAHRVNELLSEHGDLIVGRMGLPFRDKGINVINLIIEASTDEVGALTGKLGMLEGVRVKSFVV